Proteins from one Streptosporangium becharense genomic window:
- the groES gene encoding co-chaperone GroES, protein MTTATKVPVKPLGDRIVVQPLEAEQTTASGLVIPDTAKEKPQEGKVLAVGPGNWDEDGEKRIPLDVKEGDVVLYSKYGGTEVKYGGEEYLVLSARDVLAIIEK, encoded by the coding sequence GTGACGACCGCCACCAAGGTTCCCGTTAAGCCGCTCGGCGACCGTATCGTGGTCCAGCCGCTTGAGGCCGAGCAGACCACCGCCTCCGGCCTGGTCATCCCGGACACCGCCAAGGAGAAGCCCCAGGAGGGCAAGGTCCTCGCGGTGGGTCCGGGCAACTGGGACGAGGACGGCGAGAAGCGCATCCCGCTCGACGTCAAGGAGGGCGATGTCGTCCTCTACAGCAAGTACGGCGGCACCGAGGTGAAGTACGGCGGCGAGGAGTACCTCGTGCTCTCCGCCCGTGACGTGCTCGCCATCATCGAGAAGTAG
- a CDS encoding helix-turn-helix transcriptional regulator, which translates to MRTDTPPPHDPLETLGLTPAQTALYNAVLRLHRATCAELAEATDRSPEPLGRELAALVRLGVVDEQGGEYLARHPAAALGRLIADRLDRLAAESRRIDTVLGSIRSLIHQYDAGLDHQSGDFAVDLVSGADELYESVIGMAVQAPPLELLYTVPDKRTMSDFAHRYADQWIGAQRAGLLSCRVVVAVRTLEIPGVRDKLDRFSLAGAEIRTLGTVPSWFLVAGSGAAGMPAQWGGTLPENAYHFHLVRAVIVVAALRSLFEELWARAAPLPWTHRDDGVVRVLRLAGQGMPDEMIARQLGISVRTVRARFADAMAELGVQTRFQAGVEAARRGWLSRDAP; encoded by the coding sequence ATGCGTACTGACACACCCCCGCCGCACGACCCGCTGGAGACCCTGGGTCTCACCCCCGCCCAGACAGCGCTCTACAACGCGGTGCTGCGCCTGCACAGAGCCACCTGCGCGGAGCTCGCCGAGGCCACCGACCGCTCACCGGAACCGCTCGGCCGTGAGCTGGCCGCCCTGGTCAGGCTGGGCGTGGTCGACGAACAGGGCGGTGAGTATCTGGCCCGCCACCCCGCCGCCGCCCTCGGCCGCCTGATCGCCGACCGGCTCGACCGGCTGGCCGCGGAGAGCCGCAGGATCGACACCGTCCTCGGGTCGATCCGCAGCCTCATCCACCAGTACGACGCCGGGCTCGACCACCAGAGCGGCGACTTCGCGGTGGACCTGGTCAGCGGGGCCGACGAGCTGTACGAGAGCGTGATCGGCATGGCGGTGCAGGCGCCGCCGCTGGAGCTGCTGTACACCGTCCCGGACAAGCGGACGATGAGCGACTTCGCCCACCGGTACGCCGACCAGTGGATCGGGGCCCAGCGGGCCGGCCTGCTCTCCTGCCGGGTCGTCGTCGCGGTCCGCACGCTGGAGATCCCCGGCGTGCGCGACAAGCTCGACCGGTTCTCCCTGGCGGGGGCGGAGATCCGCACCCTCGGCACGGTGCCGAGCTGGTTCCTGGTCGCGGGCTCCGGCGCCGCGGGCATGCCCGCCCAGTGGGGCGGCACGCTGCCGGAGAACGCCTACCACTTCCACCTGGTCCGGGCCGTCATCGTGGTGGCCGCGCTCCGTTCCCTCTTCGAGGAGCTGTGGGCCCGCGCGGCCCCGCTGCCGTGGACGCACCGCGACGACGGCGTGGTGCGGGTTCTCCGGCTGGCCGGGCAGGGGATGCCCGATGAGATGATCGCCCGCCAGCTCGGGATCTCGGTCCGGACGGTGCGCGCTCGGTTCGCCGACGCCATGGCCGAGCTGGGCGTGCAGACCCGGTTCCAGGCGGGCGTGGAGGCGGCCCGGCGTGGCTGGCTCTCCCGGGACGCGCCGTGA
- the guaB gene encoding IMP dehydrogenase → MARFTEPGLTFDDVLLVPAYSDLQPGEADTTTRLSRNITLRIPLISAAMDTVTEARMAVAMARQGGIGILHRNLSIEDQAQQADLVKRSEAGMVTNPVTCSPDDTLAEVERLCATYRISGVPVTDADGVLVGIVTNRDMRFETDHGRRVRDVMTSMPLVTAPVGVSRDDAFDLLRKNKIEKLPLVDAGGRLRGLITVKDFTKSEQYPLATKDADGRLVVGAAVGVGGDADKRASALIEAGVDVIVVDVAHGHSKGLADMVAKIKANSRVDVIGGNIATRAGAQMLIDAGADAVKVGVGPGSICTTRVVAGVGAPQVTAIHEASLAAGPAGVPLIGDGGLQYSGDIVKAIAAGANAVMLGSLLAGCEESPGELIFINGKQFKSYRGMGSLGAVRNRERGGASFSKDRYAQADVGGDDKFIPEGIEGQVPYRGPVAAVAHQLVGGLRQGMWYSGCRTIDDMHVRCELMPITAAGLKESHPHDIQMTVEAPNYHRR, encoded by the coding sequence ATGGCCAGATTCACCGAACCCGGGCTCACGTTCGACGACGTGCTCCTGGTTCCCGCGTACTCGGACCTGCAGCCGGGCGAGGCGGACACCACCACGCGGCTGTCGCGCAACATCACGTTGCGCATCCCGTTGATCTCCGCGGCCATGGACACGGTGACCGAGGCCCGCATGGCGGTGGCGATGGCCCGTCAGGGCGGCATCGGCATCCTGCACCGCAACCTCTCGATCGAGGACCAGGCCCAGCAGGCCGACCTCGTCAAGCGCTCCGAGGCCGGCATGGTCACCAACCCGGTCACCTGCTCCCCGGACGACACCCTGGCCGAGGTCGAGCGCCTGTGCGCCACGTACCGCATCTCCGGGGTCCCGGTCACCGACGCGGACGGCGTGCTCGTCGGCATCGTCACCAACCGCGACATGCGTTTCGAGACCGACCACGGCCGCCGGGTGCGCGATGTCATGACGTCGATGCCGCTGGTCACCGCGCCGGTCGGGGTCTCCAGGGACGACGCGTTCGACCTGCTGCGGAAGAACAAGATCGAGAAGCTCCCGCTGGTCGACGCCGGGGGGCGGCTGCGGGGCCTGATCACGGTCAAGGACTTCACCAAGAGCGAGCAGTATCCGCTCGCCACCAAGGACGCCGACGGCCGGCTCGTCGTGGGGGCGGCCGTCGGCGTCGGCGGCGACGCGGACAAGCGGGCGTCGGCGCTGATCGAGGCCGGGGTCGACGTGATCGTGGTCGACGTCGCGCACGGCCATTCCAAGGGTCTCGCCGACATGGTCGCCAAGATCAAGGCCAACAGCCGGGTCGACGTGATCGGCGGCAACATCGCCACCCGCGCGGGCGCCCAGATGCTCATCGACGCCGGGGCCGACGCGGTCAAGGTCGGTGTGGGGCCGGGCTCGATCTGCACCACCCGCGTGGTCGCCGGTGTCGGAGCCCCGCAGGTGACGGCCATCCACGAGGCGTCCCTGGCCGCGGGCCCGGCCGGGGTCCCCCTGATCGGCGACGGCGGCCTGCAGTACTCGGGTGACATCGTCAAGGCCATCGCGGCCGGCGCCAACGCGGTCATGCTCGGCTCCCTGCTCGCCGGATGCGAGGAGTCGCCGGGTGAGCTGATCTTCATCAACGGCAAGCAGTTCAAGTCCTACCGTGGGATGGGCTCGCTGGGCGCGGTCCGCAACCGCGAGCGCGGCGGCGCCTCCTTCAGTAAGGACCGCTACGCGCAGGCCGACGTCGGCGGTGACGACAAGTTCATCCCCGAGGGCATCGAGGGCCAGGTGCCGTACCGCGGTCCGGTCGCCGCGGTGGCCCACCAGCTCGTCGGCGGCCTGCGTCAGGGCATGTGGTACTCCGGGTGCCGCACGATCGACGACATGCACGTCCGGTGCGAACTGATGCCCATCACGGCGGCGGGCCTGAAGGAGAGCCACCCGCACGACATCCAGATGACGGTCGAGGCTCCCAACTACCACCGTCGCTAG
- a CDS encoding DUF5319 family protein — MLDDVPRDPFADDPDDPAAALGDSSDLEPLTSDERDEAMTDLADVEVFRSLLEPQGVLGLVLDCPECGEQHYFDWDLLRGNLRQMIEKGRPQVHEPAYQPDPSQYVSWEYARGYVDGVIDTEEHR, encoded by the coding sequence GTGCTCGACGATGTCCCTCGCGACCCCTTCGCGGACGACCCCGACGACCCGGCGGCGGCGCTGGGAGACTCCAGCGATCTGGAGCCGCTGACCTCGGACGAGCGTGACGAGGCCATGACCGACCTCGCCGACGTGGAGGTCTTCCGCTCGCTGCTGGAGCCCCAGGGAGTGCTCGGTCTGGTTCTCGACTGCCCCGAGTGCGGCGAACAGCACTACTTCGACTGGGACCTGCTGCGCGGCAACCTGCGCCAGATGATCGAGAAGGGCCGGCCGCAGGTGCACGAGCCCGCCTACCAGCCCGATCCCTCCCAGTACGTCAGCTGGGAGTACGCCCGGGGCTACGTCGACGGCGTGATCGACACCGAGGAACACCGCTGA
- a CDS encoding serine/threonine-protein kinase → MPDRAPLRPEDPEHVREYRLTARLGEGGQGTVYLGESPTGARVAVKLLRADLTQDAEAMERFVREVSTTRRVSPFCTAAVLDTGVDHHRPYIVSEYIDGPTLQEVVTTEGPREGAVLHRLAIGTVTALVAIHQAEIVHRDFKPSNVLLAPDGPRVIDFGIAKALDRTSTLTGTAIGTPAYMTPEQLEGKNAGSPADMFAWGCTMVFAATGAPPFGTDSLAAIFNRIMNLTPDLSAITDPALRELVGHCLAKDPTQRPTASEALMRLLGHATGASGMTGEASTGSALPAAPQGILAQGSAVAAQHTGPGPNGYPPGTLPGAAFLSPPARVEDRTWYGSGSTGGQPYPAEQHRHPQQNPPPQQAYHQAGPGPGPGPQQAYHQTHSGAPTFPSHPAAPYQGAVAAAYPPQGAAPAKSRRGLWAAVGGFATVVLVAGGIVAVVNNGSSDTPATPRADRTGQATGRSTPGPTPAPVPTADQEIKLPDSSITIHESYEDPIKLTSYTLARGDDYSLYIRETNTRQFVKNNTYRDYVLNSSGTQALATNRDYDSNNEEYISIVDVRTGGASAVRITKSPFYATSPQWSPDGTKGMFNLYETDEEPDIAPQLYGYAIVDIATKKATVVPVKGIGIWPFFWRADSRAIGAWLSDVDTKKYLRFYDLQGTPLQTLRDVGEPIWIDGESVSPSGALMITSCPETNEICLRSTTATAGGEPKVRIPFWTERIICWYDDRHIVAWQQGDSGQEAVVIDFKGRVKRVLATNTESEDTTQQAMSFTRTG, encoded by the coding sequence ATGCCGGACCGTGCGCCTCTGCGGCCCGAGGACCCCGAGCACGTGCGGGAGTACCGGCTCACCGCCCGCCTCGGCGAGGGCGGCCAGGGAACGGTCTACCTCGGCGAGTCCCCCACCGGAGCCCGCGTCGCGGTCAAGCTGCTACGCGCCGACCTCACCCAGGACGCCGAGGCCATGGAACGCTTCGTCCGCGAGGTCAGCACCACCCGGCGGGTCTCCCCGTTCTGCACCGCCGCCGTGCTCGACACCGGCGTCGACCACCACCGCCCCTACATCGTCAGCGAGTACATCGATGGACCCACCCTGCAGGAGGTCGTCACCACCGAAGGCCCGCGCGAGGGCGCCGTCCTGCACCGCCTGGCCATCGGCACCGTCACCGCGCTGGTGGCCATCCACCAGGCCGAGATCGTGCACCGCGACTTCAAACCCTCCAACGTGCTGCTGGCGCCCGACGGCCCCCGCGTGATCGACTTCGGCATCGCCAAGGCCCTGGACCGCACCTCCACCCTGACCGGCACCGCGATCGGCACCCCCGCCTACATGACCCCCGAGCAATTGGAGGGGAAGAACGCCGGATCGCCGGCCGACATGTTCGCCTGGGGCTGCACCATGGTGTTCGCCGCCACCGGGGCACCGCCGTTCGGCACCGACAGCCTGGCCGCCATCTTCAACCGGATCATGAACCTGACCCCGGACCTGTCGGCCATCACCGACCCGGCGCTGCGCGAACTGGTCGGGCACTGCCTGGCCAAGGACCCCACCCAGCGGCCCACCGCGAGCGAGGCGCTGATGCGGCTGCTCGGCCACGCCACCGGGGCGAGCGGCATGACCGGTGAGGCGAGCACCGGTTCGGCGCTGCCGGCCGCGCCGCAGGGCATCCTCGCCCAGGGGTCGGCTGTGGCGGCCCAGCACACCGGTCCCGGTCCCAACGGATACCCGCCCGGCACCCTGCCCGGCGCCGCGTTCCTCTCCCCGCCCGCGAGGGTCGAGGACCGCACCTGGTACGGCAGCGGGTCCACCGGCGGACAGCCGTACCCGGCCGAGCAGCACCGCCACCCTCAGCAGAACCCGCCGCCCCAGCAGGCGTACCACCAGGCCGGACCCGGACCCGGACCCGGACCTCAGCAGGCGTACCACCAGACCCACAGCGGCGCTCCGACCTTCCCCTCCCACCCGGCTGCGCCGTACCAGGGGGCGGTCGCTGCGGCATACCCGCCGCAAGGCGCCGCACCGGCCAAGAGCCGGCGCGGACTGTGGGCGGCCGTCGGCGGCTTCGCCACCGTGGTCCTCGTGGCCGGCGGCATCGTCGCGGTGGTGAACAACGGCTCGTCCGACACGCCGGCGACCCCCCGGGCCGACAGAACCGGACAAGCGACCGGCCGGTCCACCCCCGGCCCCACCCCGGCCCCGGTGCCCACGGCGGACCAGGAGATCAAGCTCCCCGACAGCTCCATCACGATCCACGAGAGCTACGAGGACCCGATCAAGCTGACCTCCTACACCCTGGCGAGAGGGGACGACTACAGCCTCTACATCCGCGAGACCAACACCCGCCAGTTCGTCAAGAACAACACCTACCGGGACTACGTGCTGAACTCCTCGGGCACCCAGGCCCTCGCCACGAATCGTGACTACGACTCGAACAACGAGGAGTACATCTCGATCGTCGACGTCAGGACCGGCGGGGCCAGCGCCGTGAGGATCACCAAGTCGCCGTTCTACGCGACCTCCCCGCAGTGGTCGCCGGACGGTACCAAGGGCATGTTCAACCTGTACGAGACGGACGAGGAACCCGACATCGCCCCGCAGCTCTACGGTTACGCGATCGTCGACATCGCCACGAAGAAGGCGACGGTCGTCCCGGTGAAGGGCATCGGGATATGGCCCTTCTTCTGGCGAGCCGACAGCCGGGCGATCGGTGCCTGGTTGAGCGACGTCGACACCAAGAAATACCTTCGCTTCTACGACCTGCAGGGCACCCCGCTGCAGACCCTGCGGGATGTGGGCGAACCGATCTGGATCGATGGGGAGAGCGTCAGTCCGTCCGGCGCGCTGATGATCACATCCTGCCCGGAGACCAACGAGATCTGCCTCCGGTCCACCACCGCCACAGCCGGTGGAGAGCCGAAGGTCCGGATCCCCTTCTGGACCGAACGGATCATCTGCTGGTACGACGACCGGCACATCGTCGCCTGGCAGCAGGGGGACTCCGGCCAGGAGGCCGTGGTGATCGACTTCAAGGGCAGGGTGAAGCGGGTCCTCGCCACCAACACCGAGAGCGAGGACACCACGCAGCAGGCCATGTCCTTCACCAGGACCGGCTGA
- a CDS encoding GuaB3 family IMP dehydrogenase-related protein: MTQVEIGRGKNGRRAYALDEIGIVPSRRTRDPEEVSIAWQIDAYRFDLPVVVSPMDSVVSPKTAIEVGRLGGLAVLDLEGLWTRYDDPTPLLEEVAGLTGEAATKRLQEIYDAPIKDELIGRRIEEIRAAGVTTAVRLSPQRTIQHHKAVIDAGVDIFVIRGTTVSAEHVSGRAEPLNLKQFIYELDVPVIVGGCATYTAALHLMRTGAAGVLVGFGGGASHTTRTVLGVAVPMATAISDVAAARRDYMDESGGRYVHVIADGGMGTSGDIAKAIACGADAVMVGSPLARATEAPGHGFHWGSEAQHPELPRGKRVHFGTVGTLEQILHGPSSVADGSMNLMGALKRTMATAGYSDLKEFQRVEVVVAPQS; the protein is encoded by the coding sequence ATGACTCAGGTGGAGATCGGCCGCGGCAAGAACGGCCGTCGTGCCTACGCGCTCGACGAGATCGGCATCGTCCCCTCCCGTCGCACCCGCGACCCGGAGGAGGTCTCGATCGCCTGGCAGATCGACGCCTACCGCTTCGACCTGCCCGTGGTGGTGAGCCCCATGGACAGCGTGGTCTCACCGAAGACCGCGATCGAGGTCGGCAGGCTCGGCGGGCTCGCCGTGCTCGACCTCGAAGGGCTGTGGACCCGCTACGACGACCCGACGCCGCTGCTGGAGGAGGTCGCCGGGCTCACCGGCGAGGCCGCCACGAAGCGGCTCCAGGAGATCTACGACGCCCCGATCAAGGACGAGCTGATCGGCCGCCGCATCGAGGAGATCCGGGCCGCCGGGGTGACCACGGCCGTCCGCCTCTCGCCGCAGCGCACGATCCAGCACCACAAGGCCGTGATCGACGCCGGGGTCGACATCTTCGTCATCCGCGGCACCACCGTCTCCGCCGAGCACGTCTCCGGGCGGGCCGAACCGCTCAACCTCAAGCAGTTCATCTACGAGCTCGACGTCCCGGTGATCGTCGGAGGCTGCGCCACCTACACCGCGGCGCTGCACCTGATGCGGACCGGCGCGGCCGGGGTGCTCGTCGGCTTCGGCGGCGGAGCCTCGCACACCACCCGTACGGTGCTGGGCGTGGCGGTGCCGATGGCCACCGCCATCTCCGACGTGGCCGCCGCCCGGCGCGACTACATGGACGAGTCCGGCGGACGCTACGTGCACGTCATCGCCGACGGCGGCATGGGCACCTCCGGTGACATCGCCAAGGCCATCGCCTGCGGCGCCGACGCGGTCATGGTCGGTTCCCCGCTGGCCCGCGCCACCGAGGCGCCCGGACACGGCTTCCACTGGGGCTCGGAGGCGCAGCACCCCGAGCTGCCGCGCGGCAAGCGGGTGCATTTCGGCACGGTCGGCACGCTTGAGCAGATCCTGCACGGCCCGTCCTCGGTGGCGGACGGCTCGATGAACCTGATGGGTGCGCTCAAGCGGACGATGGCCACCGCCGGATACTCCGACCTGAAGGAGTTCCAGCGGGTCGAGGTCGTCGTGGCCCCGCAGTCCTGA
- a CDS encoding sigma-70 family RNA polymerase sigma factor, which yields MPNVTEGCVADAKNGVRLATRSEGVAHRDDLKDLTSLAVQGDRSAIESLIAQLRPMVVRYCRGRLGRVSGQYHIADDVAQEVCIAVLSALPRYRDMGRPFASFVFGIASHKVADALRSSVRSAVPTQDLPDGPDEGPGPEETVVRYIEAEHARRLLSRLPDNQRELLLLRVVSGLSAEETGNVLGMSPGAVRVAQHRALARLRAMAELESIA from the coding sequence ATGCCTAACGTGACCGAGGGATGCGTCGCCGACGCCAAAAATGGGGTGAGGCTTGCGACGAGATCTGAAGGGGTCGCCCATAGGGATGATCTCAAGGATCTGACGAGCCTCGCCGTTCAGGGGGATCGCAGCGCGATCGAATCTCTGATCGCGCAACTGCGGCCGATGGTCGTCCGTTATTGCCGTGGTCGTCTCGGCCGGGTGTCCGGTCAGTATCACATCGCGGACGACGTGGCCCAGGAAGTGTGCATCGCGGTGCTGTCCGCGCTGCCCCGCTACCGCGACATGGGACGCCCCTTCGCGTCCTTCGTCTTCGGCATCGCCTCGCACAAGGTGGCCGACGCCCTGCGCAGCTCCGTGCGCTCCGCCGTGCCCACCCAGGACCTTCCCGACGGGCCCGACGAGGGTCCGGGCCCCGAGGAGACCGTGGTGCGCTACATCGAGGCTGAGCACGCCCGCAGGCTGCTCTCCAGGCTGCCGGACAACCAGCGCGAGCTGCTCCTGCTCAGAGTGGTGTCGGGCCTTTCCGCCGAGGAGACCGGTAATGTACTGGGCATGTCACCAGGCGCGGTTCGCGTGGCCCAGCACCGGGCGCTGGCCCGGCTGCGGGCGATGGCGGAGCTGGAGTCGATAGCCTGA
- the groL gene encoding chaperonin GroEL (60 kDa chaperone family; promotes refolding of misfolded polypeptides especially under stressful conditions; forms two stacked rings of heptamers to form a barrel-shaped 14mer; ends can be capped by GroES; misfolded proteins enter the barrel where they are refolded when GroES binds): MAKILAFEEDARRALERGVNALADAVKVTLGPRGRNVVIDKKFGAPTITNDGVTIAREVELEGRYENLGAQLAKEVATKTNDIAGDGTTTATVLAQAMVREGLRNVAAGAQPLSLKRGIDLAAKAVSDKLIESARPVEDKKEIAHVATISAQDVKIGELIAEAFDKVGKDGVITVEESNSMGLELEFTEGLQFDKGYLSPYMVTDQERMEAVLEDPYILINQSKVSSVADFLPLLEKVAQTKKPLLVIAEDVEGEALAVLVTNKIRGTFTSVAVKAPGFGDRRKAMLQDIAILTGGQVVSEEVGLKLEHVGLEVLGTARRVVITKDSTTVVDGAGDAQAIADRVKEIKLAIEQSDSDWDREKLQERLAKLSGGVCVLKVGAATEVELKEKKHRLEDAISATRAAIEEGIVSGGGSALVHVSKVLDDLGLSGDEATGVSVVRRALVEPARWIAENAGLEGYVVTSKVAELSVGHGLNAATGEYGDLVAQGVIDPVKVTRSAVQNAASIAGMLLTTEALVVDKPEEEAPAAAGGHGHGHGHGH; encoded by the coding sequence ATGGCGAAGATCCTGGCGTTCGAGGAGGACGCGCGCCGAGCCCTCGAGCGCGGCGTCAACGCCCTCGCCGACGCCGTCAAGGTGACGCTCGGCCCGCGGGGCCGCAACGTCGTCATCGACAAGAAGTTCGGCGCGCCGACCATCACCAACGACGGTGTCACCATCGCCCGTGAGGTCGAGCTGGAGGGGCGGTACGAGAACCTCGGCGCCCAGCTGGCCAAGGAAGTCGCGACCAAGACCAACGACATCGCCGGTGACGGCACCACCACGGCGACCGTCCTGGCCCAGGCGATGGTCCGTGAGGGCCTGCGCAATGTCGCCGCCGGTGCCCAGCCGCTCTCGCTCAAGCGTGGCATCGACCTCGCGGCCAAGGCCGTCAGCGACAAGCTGATCGAGTCGGCCCGCCCGGTCGAGGACAAGAAGGAGATCGCGCACGTCGCGACCATCTCGGCCCAGGACGTCAAGATCGGTGAGCTGATCGCCGAGGCGTTCGACAAGGTGGGCAAGGACGGTGTGATCACCGTCGAAGAGTCCAACAGCATGGGCCTGGAGCTGGAGTTCACCGAGGGTCTCCAGTTCGACAAGGGCTACCTGTCGCCCTACATGGTGACCGACCAGGAGCGCATGGAGGCGGTCCTGGAGGACCCCTACATCCTGATCAACCAGAGCAAGGTCTCCTCCGTGGCGGACTTCCTGCCGCTGCTGGAGAAGGTCGCGCAGACCAAGAAGCCGCTGCTGGTCATCGCCGAGGACGTCGAGGGCGAGGCCCTCGCGGTCCTGGTCACCAACAAGATCCGCGGCACCTTCACCTCCGTCGCCGTCAAGGCGCCGGGCTTCGGTGACCGCCGCAAGGCCATGCTGCAGGACATCGCCATCCTCACCGGCGGCCAGGTCGTCAGCGAGGAGGTCGGCCTCAAGCTGGAGCACGTCGGCCTGGAGGTGCTGGGCACCGCCCGCCGTGTCGTCATCACCAAGGACTCCACCACCGTGGTCGACGGCGCCGGCGACGCCCAGGCGATCGCCGACCGGGTCAAGGAGATCAAGCTCGCGATCGAGCAGTCCGACTCCGACTGGGACCGCGAGAAGCTCCAGGAGCGCCTGGCCAAGCTCTCCGGCGGTGTCTGCGTGCTGAAGGTCGGCGCGGCCACCGAGGTCGAGCTCAAGGAGAAGAAGCACCGCCTGGAGGACGCGATCTCGGCGACCCGTGCGGCGATCGAGGAGGGCATCGTCTCCGGCGGCGGCTCCGCGCTCGTCCACGTCTCCAAGGTCCTCGACGACCTGGGTCTGTCCGGCGACGAGGCGACCGGTGTGTCCGTGGTGCGCAGGGCGCTCGTCGAGCCGGCCCGCTGGATCGCGGAGAACGCCGGCCTCGAAGGCTACGTCGTGACCTCCAAGGTCGCGGAGCTGTCCGTCGGCCACGGCCTCAACGCCGCGACCGGCGAGTACGGCGACCTGGTCGCCCAGGGTGTCATCGACCCGGTCAAGGTCACCCGCTCGGCCGTCCAGAACGCCGCCTCCATCGCCGGCATGCTGCTGACGACCGAGGCGCTCGTGGTGGACAAGCCCGAGGAGGAGGCCCCGGCCGCCGCCGGCGGTCACGGCCACGGTCACGGCCACGGCCACTGA
- a CDS encoding Uma2 family endonuclease: MTSTLSENTGARDVVRDPLANWPLPPPGGWTADDLDRLPIDGPNGELDLFKHVELVDGALILMSPQRRFHEYLLYGLRTALNEQAPGDLKAVMQMDVTLGPRQRPCPDVVVVGSEIAKDRSRTSYTPDEVHLVVEVVSPESEFRDREVKPRRYAEAGIRHFWLVENSDDEPVVHVYRLDPVTRSYVPTGVHSGRLRVTAPFPVDVDLAELPD; this comes from the coding sequence GTGACCAGCACGCTCAGCGAGAACACCGGTGCCCGCGACGTGGTCCGCGACCCGCTCGCGAACTGGCCCCTGCCTCCCCCCGGAGGCTGGACGGCCGACGACCTCGACCGCCTGCCCATCGACGGCCCCAACGGCGAGCTGGATCTGTTCAAGCACGTCGAACTCGTCGATGGAGCCCTCATCCTCATGTCCCCCCAGAGACGTTTCCACGAGTACCTCCTGTACGGCCTGCGGACCGCCCTCAACGAACAGGCGCCCGGCGACCTCAAGGCGGTCATGCAGATGGACGTCACGCTCGGGCCGAGACAGCGCCCGTGCCCGGATGTGGTGGTGGTCGGCAGCGAGATCGCCAAGGACCGGTCCCGCACCTCCTACACTCCGGACGAGGTCCATCTGGTGGTCGAGGTCGTCTCACCGGAGTCCGAGTTCCGCGACCGCGAGGTGAAGCCCAGACGCTACGCCGAGGCCGGCATCCGGCATTTCTGGCTCGTGGAGAACAGCGACGACGAACCGGTCGTCCACGTCTACCGGCTCGATCCCGTCACCCGCTCCTATGTCCCCACCGGCGTCCACAGCGGCCGTCTCAGGGTCACCGCCCCGTTCCCCGTCGACGTCGACCTCGCCGAGTTGCCCGACTGA